One genomic window of Coffea eugenioides isolate CCC68of chromosome 1, Ceug_1.0, whole genome shotgun sequence includes the following:
- the LOC113772369 gene encoding receptor-like protein Cf-9 homolog yields MKVLSLGGYENLTVSLSKLNCSIFYSMRQLDLSTTSFSAALPDSIGCIRSLNYLHLGTCQISGVVPKSIGNLTQLTELSLEDNYLLGEIPDKFSSSQKLSRLSLGHNLLAGKFLNSLLNFTHLGFLDLSSNQLSGSISPSIFTIPTLSYLDLSSNHFAGVGQDVFVDFNKLQKNPLQNEAPWNTTNNVSISYPDFWHLGLSSCQIKEFPELLRNSKSLKFLDLSNNRIHGKIPSWFMSKTWDNLLYLNLSHNFLTGTIDQLRCKYLLYLDMSFNSLQGQMPSSICSHNRFHGATGNFQTESPFPQLRIIDASCNELIGVLPTELFKSLEAMRSLRDHRGEYMSETGYELDYYIHSLTLVIKGTEYSLERVLIDRTAIDFSNSRFEGRIPEIIGTLHSLLIQNHLIGLIPRGRHFDTFGNDSYRGNLALCGSPLTKDCGNTGAPPPASPFGSEQQYDPEFFDGFAWRAVVLGYGCGLVLGLAMGSLMFLTEKPRWFIQIVEVIQTAKKIEERNMSTYELENSNAIYKIGGQNILFPAAVV; encoded by the exons ATGAAAGTTCTCTCGTTAGGTGGCTATGAGAATCTTACTGTTAGTTTATCAAAATTAAACTGCAGCATTTTTTATTCTATGAGGCAGTTGGACTTATCGACGACAAGTTTCTCTGCTGCACTACCAGATTCAATTGGGTGCATAAGGTCCTTAAATTATTTGCATCTAGGAACTTGTCAAATTTCTGGTGTCGTTCCTAAATCAATTGGCAACCTTACACAACTTACTGAATTATCTCTAGAAGACAACTATCTTCTAGGGGAAATTCCAGATAAATTTTCCAGTTCACAGAAGCTAAGTAGACTATCACTTGGTCACAATTTATTGGCCGGAAAATTTCTAAACTCACTTCTCAACTTTACACATCTTGGCTTTTTAGATCTCTCTAGTAATCAACTAAGCGGTTCAATTTCTCCATCAATTTTTACTATTCCGACCCTATCTTACCTTGACCTTTCTTCAAACCATTTTGCTGGGGTTGGACAAGATGTATTTGTGGACTTCAATAAGCTTCAAAAGAACCCTCTTCAAAATGAAGCTCCATGGAACACTACAAACAATGTGAGCATTTCCTATCCAGATTTCTGGCACTTGGGATTGTCTTCTTGCCAGATAAAGGAATTTCCAGAGTTACTTAGAAATTCAAAGAGCTTAAAATTTCTGGACCTCTCAAATAACAGGATTCACGGCAAAATTCCAAGCTGGTTCATGTCCAAGACTTGGGATAATTTGCTCTACTTGAATCTTTCGCATAACTTTTTGACTGGTACCATAGACCAACTGCGGTGCAAATATCTGTTGTATCTAGATATGAGTTTCAACTCACTTCAGGGTCAAATGCCATCTTCTATCT GTTCTCATAATCGATTTCACGGAGCAACTGGTAATTTTCAAACTGAAAGCCCATTTCCGCAGCTGAGAATCATCGATGCATCCTGCAATGAGCTCATAGGTGTTCTACCTACAGAACTCTTCAAAAGCTTAGAAGCAATGAGAAGCTTAAGGGATCACCGTGGGGAATATATGTCAGAAACTGGCTATGAGCTTGATTATTACATCCATTCCTTGACTTTAGTAATCAAAGGAACGGAGTATAGTCTTGAAAGAGTCCTGATAGATCGAACAGCCATCGATTTCTCAAACAGCAGATTTGAAGGACGAATTCCAGAAATTATTGGAACCCTTCATTCTCTTCTTATAC AAAATCATCTGATTGGACTCATTCCTCGAGGAAGACATTTTGATACATTTGGGAATGATTCATACAGAGGGAACTTGGCCTTGTGTGGATCACCATTGACTAAAGATTGTGGAAATACAGGGGCACCACCACCAGCCTCACCATTCGGATCTGAGCAACAATATGATCCAGAGTTCTTTGATGGATTTGCTTGGAGAGCTGTTGTTCTGGGATATGGTTGCGGATTAGTGCTCGGACTAGCCATGGGAAGTCTCATGTTCTTAACTGAAAAACCAAGATGGTTCATCCAGATTGTTGAAGTCATACAAACTGCGAAAAAGATCGAGGAACGAAATATGTCCACATACGAACTTGAGAACAGCAATGCAATTTACAAAATTGGTGGGCAAAACATACTCTTTCCTGCAGCTGTTGTCTAA